Genomic DNA from Ruminococcus sp. OA3:
TGCAAATATTACATTCACAGAGGAAGACGTACAGAAAGCAACAAATATCCCTGACAATGGCTCAACGGAATATTATGTGGATGTTATCAAATTGCTGGACAAGCTGGATAAGGCAGAAAATGCAGACCAGCATAATAAAACGCGAAAGCTGCTGGAACAAAAAAAGGAAGCCATCGCTGCTACACAGCAGGAGATCAACGATATCAATGGTACCGTGACGGAGACTTTATATCCTGTAGACCAGATATCTCTGGGGGATAAAAAGGCGGTGGAACATATTGAGCACAGGATTGCCGCGCTCAGCGACTATGACAGACAGCAGATACTGCAGTATGAAGATATTGAGCAGGCTTCCGCGCGGATCAGGAATCAGGTGACGGCAATCTGCATCGCTGCGGCAGCGATGGTGCTGGCAGTTGTTCTGCTGATCATTGTAATGATTCGGATAAAGAAACGCAGAGCCGAAAAGATCCGTCAGGAACAGAGATATGATAACGAGATATATGACGACGATGACGAATATGATGACGGGGAGGACTGACCGTGAAGAAGGATTTGCTGGTACTGGCGTTTGTTGTGCTGCTGATCGTGCTGGTCCTCAGGGGAACAAAAATCCAGTCTGTGGAGGATTATTATCTGACACATGTGGATGATATCACAGAGGATTCGGAGACAGTTACTGTCTCTATTCGCTGTGACACAATACTTGATCATTACGATAAACTGGATCCCAGGCTGCAGGATGAAAAGTACGTGCCGGCGGATGGTGTGATTCTGGAACCGACCAGATACGTACTGCGTCCGGGGGACACCGCCTTCGATGTGCTGAACCGTGCGGTACGCCATGAACAGATTCATATGGAGTTTCAGGGGGCAAAAGACAATGCCTATGGAAGCGCTTATATTCAGGGGATCAATTATCTGTATGAATTCTCCTGTGGAAATCTGAGTGGCTGGATGTACCGGGTGAACGGACAGTTTCCGTCTTATGGGATCAGCAGATATAAACTGAAGGATAAGGACCAGCTGGAGCTGGTGTACACCTGTGATCTGGGGCGTGATGTGGGAGGTAATTTCGGGGAACAGAAGGAGGAGAAGAGTAATGAATGAATTTGCAGGTTACCATCCGGCGGTGCTGTTTGCCTATTACGTACTGGTGCTTGTTTTTGCCATGTTCACCGTACACCCCATCATGCTGTCTCTCGTGCTGCTGGGGGGAATTCTGCTGTTTGGGGTGCTGAATCCTCTTCGGGTGCTGGCAAGGAATCTTCTTTATTACCTGTTCTTTTTTCTGCTTCTGGCTGTAACCAATCCGCTGTTTTCGCATAACGGTGAAACAATCCTGTTTTTTATGAACGATAATCCAATCACGATGGAAGCTCTCGCGTACGGTGCAGCGCTGTCCATCATGATCGTGGGAGTGATGTTCTGGTGCAAAAACTATAATCTGATTATGACATCGGATAAATTCATTTATCTTTTTGGAAAAGCGATTCCGCGTCTGTCTCTGGTGCTGTCTCTGACACTTCGTTTTATTCCACTGTTTAAGACACAGATCCATAAAATTAATCAGACGCAGAAAGTGCTGGGACTTTATTCGACGGACAGCCGGACGGACCGGCTGATGAGTGGGATGCGGGTGTTCAACAGTATTCTGTCATGGGCGATTGAAAACTCCCTGGAGACGGCGGATGCGATGAAGGCACGTGGTTACGGACTTCCCGGACGAACAAATTTTTCGCTGTTTAAGTTCCGGAAACGGGACGGAATCCTGATGGGGGCAATCGCTGTACTGACTGCGGTCATCTGGGCAGGATATTTTCTGCTGCCGCTGGATTTTGCGTTTTATCCGGTAGTGGATCATATTCAGAATACCAATCAGGCGGTATTTATCTATGCGATTGTGCTGATTTACATGGTTTTGCCGTCACTGCTTGAGATAAAGGAGAAACTTCGATGGAATTACTTAAAGTCGAAAATCTGAATTTTACATATCCCGGTCAGAGTGAGAAGACACTGAGAGAGATATCGCTGACTGTCAGAGAAGGAGAGTTTATCGTACTCTGCGGTGAGTCCGGATGTGGAAAGACAACGCTTCTGCGACTGCTGAAACGTGAGCTTGCCCCACACGGACAAAAAGAAGGTAAGATTGTCTACAGGGGCTGTGAGCAGGAACAACTCGATGAGAAAGTATCGGCCTGCGAGATCGGCTATGTGATGCAGAATCCGGAAAATCAGATCGTAATGGATAAGGTCTGGCATGAACTTGCCTTTGGACTGGAAAATATGGGGCTTCCGCAGCAGACGATCCGGCGGCGGGTTGGAGAGATGGCTTGCTTTTTCGGGATTGATGAATGGTTTCGAAAAGAAACGGCGCAGCTCTCAGGAGGACAGAAACAGCTGCTGAATCTGGCTTCCATCATGGCGATGCAGCCAAAGATTCTGATATTAGATGAACCAACTTCACAGCTGGACCCGATTGCAGCTGCAGATTTTATTGCTACAGTTGGAAAGCTGAACCGGGAGCTTGGGACGACGATTCTGATGGTTGAGCACCGGCTGGAAGAAGTGTTTCCCATTGCCGACAGAGTTGTGGTGATGGAAGAGGGGAGCATACTGCTGTGTGAACCTCCCCGGGCAGCAGGAAAGCGGCTGAAGGAAATCCGGGAAAATCACAGGATGCTGGTGGGATTTCCAAGCGCCGTGCGCATTTACAATGCGCTTGACGTGCCGGATGCACCATGTCCTGTGACTGTGCGTGACGGAAGAGAATTTCTGAAAACTTATTTTTCAAATGAAAAACAGCGCAGAGCTTCGCATGAAAACTCTCTGGTGGAAGGAAAGACAGCAGTTATGCTGAAGGATGTCTGGTTCCGTTATAAAAGGGAGCTGCCGGATGTTCTGGAAGGAGTTGCGCTGGAGATCAAGACCGGGGAAATCGTCAGCATACTGGGCGGAAACGGTTCTGGAAAGACAACGCTGTTAAGTGTGATTTCAGATATGAATCATGCATATCGAGGAAAGATTCGTATTCTTGGAAAAAAACTAAAGGCCTACAAAGGCAATGAATTATATAAGCATACACTTGCGATGCTGCCGCAGAATCCGCAGACTGTATTTATAAAAGAAAGTGTGCGGGAGGATTATCTGGAGATGAAGAAGGTCATGGAATATTCTGATTCCGAGATGGAAAATCAGGTCGCAGAGGTGCAAGAGCTTTTGGGAATCTCCGCTCTGATGGATAAACATCCGTATGACTTAAGCGGCGGAGAGCAGCAAAAGGCGGCACTTGGAAAAATTTTGCTGCTGCAGCCGAAGATTCTGCTGCTTGATGAGCCGACGAAAGGAATCGATGCCTATTCAAAGCACCGCCTGGTGGAACTGATGAAAAAGCTGCAGACCGGCGGCATGACGATTTTGATGGTAACACATGACGTAGAATTCGCAGCCCAGGTGTCGAACCGCTGTGCCATGTTCTTTGACAGGGAGTTGACTTCGGTAGATCCGCCGGCGGAATTCTTCTGCGGCAACAGCTTCTACACAACGGCTGCCAACCGCATTGCGAGGCAGATGTTCGATGATGTTGTGGTATGCGGGGATATTGTCAGTCTGTGCCGTATTAATGGAAGAAAAGGAGAAAGGCATGAAGGTAAAACGGTTAACGGGGATTCTGCTGCTGATTGCCTGTGCGGCGGGAATCATCTTCTGCGGAGTCACAGCGTTTCAGGATCGGCGATATAATCTGATATCCATAATTATGGTGCTGTTCGCCTGCGTTCCTTTTTATTATGCCTATGAAAAAAAGGATGGAAATATCCGGCGAATGGTGGTCCTGGCAGTTATGACGGCAATCGCCGTCGTGGGACGTTTTATCTTTGTCGTACTTCCCGGGTTCAAACCCGTAACGGCAATTGTGATCATCGCAGGCATGTACATGGGACCTGAGGCAGGATTTTTGACAGGTTCACTGGTTGCCGTCATTTCCAATATGTTTTTCGGACAGGGGCCCTGGACGCCGTTCCAGATGCTGGCATGGGGAATGACCGGTATGGTCGCAGGACTTCCGGGAATACGAAAAGCACTGAAAAAAAAATGGGTGCTCGCCATATATGGGGTGATCACAGGATTTATGTATTCGGCAATTATGGACATCTGGACTGTCCTCTCCATGGATGGGACGTTCAACTGGCTTCGCTATGGAATGGCCCTTTTTACTGCCATTCCGGTGACGATCGAGTATATGGTTGCGAATGTTGTATTTCTGATGCTTGGCATCGGCCCGATCGGGACTAAACTAGAACGCATTCGTATAAAACACGGTATTTTTGATGACTAGAAAACGGGCGGAAAAAGCGCCTCTGGAGGGAATTATGAATCAGACAGAAAGCTTGGTAACAGAAATTCAAAAAGTTATTGTTGGTAAGGAGGAAGTCATCCAGAATGTACTGATGGCCATCCTGGCGAGAGGGCATATCCTGCTGGAGGATATCCCGGGAGTTGGAAAGACGACACTTGCACTTGCGTTTTCCAAAGTACTTGGAATGGACTATAAGAGAATTCAGTTTACGCCGGATGTCATCCCATCGGATGTCGTAGGCTTTACGGTTTACGATAAGAAAACAGATTCTTTTATTTACAAGCCGGGGGCTGTTATGTGCAATCTGCTGCTTGCTGATGAAATCAATCGCACTTCCAGCAAAACGCAGGCAGCGCTGCTGGAGGTAATGGAAGAGGGAAGCGTTACGGTGGATGGTAAGACATATCCGGTGCCTCAGCCGTTTACCGTATTGTCGACACAGAATCCGTTTGGTTCTGCGGGAACCCAGATGCTGCCGCAGTCCCAGCTGGACCGTTTTATGGTGAAGCTGAGCATGGGTTATCCGGATTTCGACAGTCAGGTCAATATCCTGCGTGACCGCCAGAATGAGCAGCCGCTGGATTCTTTAAGACAGGCGGCATCGAAAGAAGATATCGTGAACATGCAGCAGGAAGTAGCACGGGTGACAGTCAAGGACAATATTCTGCGGTATATCACCACACTTGTGGAAAATACGAGAAAACATGAGCTGATTCAGCTGGGGGTCAGTCCGCGTGGAGCACTTGCGATCAATAATATGGCGAAAGCGGCGGCATATGTCTCAGGAAGAGAGTACGTGATACCCGAAGATATCGTGCGGATTTTTACAAATGTATGTGCGCATCGTGTGATTCTGCATCCGAGAGCAAAAGTGGCGAATACGACTGCGGAAGAGATTATGGAAGAAATTGTAAAGGAGACAAAAGCGGCGGAAGTCGCCTGAGGATAAAACGATGGCAAAATCCAGGATTTGTTATGGGATCTGGTTTCTGCTTACACTCCTGCTGTATCTTTGGTCTGATTCCTGGACGGCGCTGTTTTTGGTAGCAGCGACAGTACTGTTGGCGGTGTTTGGCAAAATCAGTGTGCTTCTGATGAAAAAAAAGGTGGAATGTACGTTTGAAATACGCAGGATGACAAGTAAGAAAAAACCGATACGCGGCGTACTGTGCATGACGAACCGGGGGTTTTTGCCGATTCCGAAAGCCGGCTGCCGGCTGCGCATTGAGAATATGATGACCGGAGAGACGCAGACGCAGTTCCTGTACTGTTCACTTCCGGCTGCCAGAACAGAGCGGGTGGACTGGGAGTTAAAGAGCAGTTACTGTGGGAATATCAGAATCACGGTGGACAGTCTTCGGTGTTTTGATGTTTTTGGCATGTTTTCTGTGAAAGAAATGCCGGAAACGAAAGGGCAGGCAATTGTACTGCCGGATATTTTCCCCACGGAAGTTGTGATTACCGAGAGCAATACTGCCAACTGGGAAAGCGTAACGTATTCCAGTGTGAAAAAGGGTGATGACCCCAGTGAAATATTTGGAATCCGTGAATATATGCCTGGGGACAGCTTAAAAAGTATACACTGGAAGCTTTCCGGGAAGCTGGATGAACTGTATGTCAAAGAACTGAGCCTGCCGGTGGAAAATTCCATTCTGGTGGTTTATGAGACGGGGATCCTGGGTGAAAAGCCTGAGAAATCCTGTGTCCGTGATGCCATGATGGAGGCATTTCTTTCGGTATCGCAGTCGCTGATCGAAAACGGACATATCCATGCGCTGGGATGGTATGACCAGAAGAAAGAGCGGTTTACCTGTGAGGAAGTGCCAACGGAGGATGATCTTGCAGCTATGCTTGGCGGATTACTGGCGATTCGGCCCGGTGTGAACGGATACAGCACCCTGCATTATTATCTGCAGGATTATATTGAAAATCCGTTTGCACATATCCTTTATATTACGGCACATCAGCCGGGGGCTGAACTTGACCGGCTGATGCAGTTCTGTACAGTAAGTGTTCTGCTGTGCAGGGAAAAACTTTCTGAAAGAGAGCAGGAAGCACAGGGTACACATCTGTTGTTTTCGCCGGATAATATGGAGGAAGCGCTGTGCCAGCTGATTGTTTAGGGGAATGACTGTTATGAGTGAGACAAAAAGAAAATCAAAGAAAAAGAATCAAGGATTAAATATGGAGATTGTACAGGAACTTTCCGCAAAAGGACGGTTTCTGAAGGGGCTGAATGAGGCGGGAAGCGTCTTTGTGCTCTATGCGGGGATTATGTTGTCACTTCTGTCCATGTTTGCTGTTCCGAAACAGGTTTGGGGAGCCGCTGCCGGCGGGGTGGCGGTGATGGTTTTGCTGCTGGCAGGCGGGAAACTTAAAAAAGCTGGTTATGTGATATGCACACTGTTGTTTGCAGCATTCCTGATTGTTATTTTGCTAAAGAGAACACCGGTATACCAGGGCCTGCTGCTGGTTTGCAATGATGCGCTTGCGCAGCTTGGGCATCATCTGGGCGTGATGAAGGATGCGTTTGAGGTTACGGCACCGGAAACATTATATTTTTTATGTTACGTGATGTTTGTGGGGACAGTTTCTGTCTTTCTGGCTTTAATCTGCTATAGCGTGGCGGAGAGCAGAAATAATTATCTGTTGTTTTTGCTTCTGCTGCCCTTGCTTGTGCTGCAGATGGTGTCTGGCGTGTCTGAATCATCCTGGCCGCTGCTTTTGCTGTTGCTTGGTATTATCCTGAGCATTGCCGCAAGCAGTGCCGGTGGGACAAATACTAAGAAAAATGCAGGTATTACAAAAAATGCGGCCCTGGCGGAGATGCTTGGGATGCTGGCAGTAATCTTTATGGCAGTGCTGCTCATACTGCAGGCGGCGCTGCCTGTGACTTCGTATCAGACAGCCGGATTTGTCACTGCTCTTCGGGAAAAAATCCACAGTACAATAGAAAACATACGTTATGAAAAAGATAAGACGAATTCTTTTACACAGGGACAGTTCATTGGGCTGAAAGATTTAAAGCTGACAGACAAGACAGCGCTGAAGGTTGTAATGGATAAGCCGACATCCATGTATCTGAAAGGGTACGTGGGAAGTGTTTATACCTCGGAAGGATGGGAAGAAACGGACAAACCCGTCTTTTATGAGAACAAAGAGCTGTTGGCGGGCCTGCATGAGAAAAACTTTAATGCGCTGACACAGCTGCCGGATATTTACCGACTGGAAAAGCCGGACACAGAAGATGAAAAGGTTAAGATAAAGATACAGAATGTAAATGCAGGCAGCAAATACATATATGTACCGTATGAGCTTGAAAGTGATCCCAATGAGATTGGGCAGTCCAAAGTGCTTGGAGATGAACGGATCATGGCAAAAGGATTGTTCGGAAACCGCCTGTACCAGTATCAGACTTCATTCAATATGGTCAGACAGTATCCACAGATAGCAACTGAATACTATAATCGCAAAGATGAAAACGAATTCAGTGATTATGCACAGGCTGAGAGCTATTATAATGCGTATGTTTATCAGCAGTACACAGAGGTATCCCCGGATATGATGACACTGCTGCAGACGCATCTGAAAATGGAACCTGCCGGAGAGGGAACCCATCTGGCTTATGAGGATGCAAATGCGGCGGTGATGGGATATTTAAATAAAAAGATTACATATTCGGAGGAAATTACAGAATTTACAGGCGGTGATTTTCTGAAAAACTTCCTGGAAGTATCAGCAAAAGGATATTCTGTACACTATGCCACTGCAGCGACGATGATGTATCGGTATTTTGGCATACCGGCACGTTACGTGGAGGGGTATCTGATTACCCCCGAACTGGTAAAGGATGCAGAAAGTTACGATGAGATCAGTGTGACCGGCAAGGAAGCCCACGCCTGGGTGGAAATCTATCAGGATGGGATCGGCTGGGTGCCGATGGAGGTCACACCGCCCTATCTTGACAAGATGGAGCGGCCGGATTATGAAATTGCCCCATCCTCCATGTTTGGAGATGACGGGGAACAAGGCGGAGCCAGGGATGGTGAATCCGAGCAGATGGAGGATGACACCCCGGATACGCCTCCTGACGAGGAAAAACAAAAGAAGAAAGAAGCCTCCAGGATTGGATTTTGGGTGCTGATGGGAGCGCTCACCATGCTGGCGCTGTGGCTGCTGCTGTTCATCATCTATATACTGGCAAAACGTCATGCAATGTATAAAGAGCTCAAGGCGATCAAATCGGCGGATGACAGAACTGCAGTCTGCCTGCTGGGCAGATATCTCGAAAAATGGCTGTGCTATGCCGGACTATGGAACGGGAGCGGTTCCCGCTATGAAGTGTGCGGTGTGCTGACTGAGCATTATGGCGAGGCAGTTGCCCAGGAATATCGGCATATGGTTGATATTGTCCAGAAGGGAGCGTACAGTGACCGGGATATCAGCGGTGAGGAACGACGCGAGGCAGTGGAATTTACCGGTAAAATGAGAAAAAACATCCTGAAGAAAACGAAATTCAGAAAGAAAATACGCATGAAATTATGGGATTTTATGTACTGACAGACACAGGGGGAAATAGGTGAAAGTAATATTCAATGAACAAAACTGGCAGCAGCTTCAAAAAATGAAGGGTACATACCGCAGAGATATGGCGGTCAAGCACAGAAGCCATGTGCTGCAGATTCCGGAATATTATCAGTTTATCGGAGACAGGGCTTTGTGTAATAATATGAAGGTACGTTCGCTGGAGCTTCCAAAGGCATGTGCCATTATCGGTAACAGTGCTTTTGAGGGC
This window encodes:
- a CDS encoding DUF4430 domain-containing protein: MKKDLLVLAFVVLLIVLVLRGTKIQSVEDYYLTHVDDITEDSETVTVSIRCDTILDHYDKLDPRLQDEKYVPADGVILEPTRYVLRPGDTAFDVLNRAVRHEQIHMEFQGAKDNAYGSAYIQGINYLYEFSCGNLSGWMYRVNGQFPSYGISRYKLKDKDQLELVYTCDLGRDVGGNFGEQKEEKSNE
- a CDS encoding energy-coupling factor transporter transmembrane component T produces the protein MNEFAGYHPAVLFAYYVLVLVFAMFTVHPIMLSLVLLGGILLFGVLNPLRVLARNLLYYLFFFLLLAVTNPLFSHNGETILFFMNDNPITMEALAYGAALSIMIVGVMFWCKNYNLIMTSDKFIYLFGKAIPRLSLVLSLTLRFIPLFKTQIHKINQTQKVLGLYSTDSRTDRLMSGMRVFNSILSWAIENSLETADAMKARGYGLPGRTNFSLFKFRKRDGILMGAIAVLTAVIWAGYFLLPLDFAFYPVVDHIQNTNQAVFIYAIVLIYMVLPSLLEIKEKLRWNYLKSKI
- a CDS encoding ABC transporter ATP-binding protein, encoding MELLKVENLNFTYPGQSEKTLREISLTVREGEFIVLCGESGCGKTTLLRLLKRELAPHGQKEGKIVYRGCEQEQLDEKVSACEIGYVMQNPENQIVMDKVWHELAFGLENMGLPQQTIRRRVGEMACFFGIDEWFRKETAQLSGGQKQLLNLASIMAMQPKILILDEPTSQLDPIAAADFIATVGKLNRELGTTILMVEHRLEEVFPIADRVVVMEEGSILLCEPPRAAGKRLKEIRENHRMLVGFPSAVRIYNALDVPDAPCPVTVRDGREFLKTYFSNEKQRRASHENSLVEGKTAVMLKDVWFRYKRELPDVLEGVALEIKTGEIVSILGGNGSGKTTLLSVISDMNHAYRGKIRILGKKLKAYKGNELYKHTLAMLPQNPQTVFIKESVREDYLEMKKVMEYSDSEMENQVAEVQELLGISALMDKHPYDLSGGEQQKAALGKILLLQPKILLLDEPTKGIDAYSKHRLVELMKKLQTGGMTILMVTHDVEFAAQVSNRCAMFFDRELTSVDPPAEFFCGNSFYTTAANRIARQMFDDVVVCGDIVSLCRINGRKGERHEGKTVNGDSAADCLCGGNHLLRSHSVSGSAI
- a CDS encoding ECF transporter S component, giving the protein MKVKRLTGILLLIACAAGIIFCGVTAFQDRRYNLISIIMVLFACVPFYYAYEKKDGNIRRMVVLAVMTAIAVVGRFIFVVLPGFKPVTAIVIIAGMYMGPEAGFLTGSLVAVISNMFFGQGPWTPFQMLAWGMTGMVAGLPGIRKALKKKWVLAIYGVITGFMYSAIMDIWTVLSMDGTFNWLRYGMALFTAIPVTIEYMVANVVFLMLGIGPIGTKLERIRIKHGIFDD
- a CDS encoding MoxR family ATPase — protein: MNQTESLVTEIQKVIVGKEEVIQNVLMAILARGHILLEDIPGVGKTTLALAFSKVLGMDYKRIQFTPDVIPSDVVGFTVYDKKTDSFIYKPGAVMCNLLLADEINRTSSKTQAALLEVMEEGSVTVDGKTYPVPQPFTVLSTQNPFGSAGTQMLPQSQLDRFMVKLSMGYPDFDSQVNILRDRQNEQPLDSLRQAASKEDIVNMQQEVARVTVKDNILRYITTLVENTRKHELIQLGVSPRGALAINNMAKAAAYVSGREYVIPEDIVRIFTNVCAHRVILHPRAKVANTTAEEIMEEIVKETKAAEVA
- a CDS encoding DUF58 domain-containing protein — protein: MAKSRICYGIWFLLTLLLYLWSDSWTALFLVAATVLLAVFGKISVLLMKKKVECTFEIRRMTSKKKPIRGVLCMTNRGFLPIPKAGCRLRIENMMTGETQTQFLYCSLPAARTERVDWELKSSYCGNIRITVDSLRCFDVFGMFSVKEMPETKGQAIVLPDIFPTEVVITESNTANWESVTYSSVKKGDDPSEIFGIREYMPGDSLKSIHWKLSGKLDELYVKELSLPVENSILVVYETGILGEKPEKSCVRDAMMEAFLSVSQSLIENGHIHALGWYDQKKERFTCEEVPTEDDLAAMLGGLLAIRPGVNGYSTLHYYLQDYIENPFAHILYITAHQPGAELDRLMQFCTVSVLLCREKLSEREQEAQGTHLLFSPDNMEEALCQLIV
- a CDS encoding transglutaminase family protein, encoding MSETKRKSKKKNQGLNMEIVQELSAKGRFLKGLNEAGSVFVLYAGIMLSLLSMFAVPKQVWGAAAGGVAVMVLLLAGGKLKKAGYVICTLLFAAFLIVILLKRTPVYQGLLLVCNDALAQLGHHLGVMKDAFEVTAPETLYFLCYVMFVGTVSVFLALICYSVAESRNNYLLFLLLLPLLVLQMVSGVSESSWPLLLLLLGIILSIAASSAGGTNTKKNAGITKNAALAEMLGMLAVIFMAVLLILQAALPVTSYQTAGFVTALREKIHSTIENIRYEKDKTNSFTQGQFIGLKDLKLTDKTALKVVMDKPTSMYLKGYVGSVYTSEGWEETDKPVFYENKELLAGLHEKNFNALTQLPDIYRLEKPDTEDEKVKIKIQNVNAGSKYIYVPYELESDPNEIGQSKVLGDERIMAKGLFGNRLYQYQTSFNMVRQYPQIATEYYNRKDENEFSDYAQAESYYNAYVYQQYTEVSPDMMTLLQTHLKMEPAGEGTHLAYEDANAAVMGYLNKKITYSEEITEFTGGDFLKNFLEVSAKGYSVHYATAATMMYRYFGIPARYVEGYLITPELVKDAESYDEISVTGKEAHAWVEIYQDGIGWVPMEVTPPYLDKMERPDYEIAPSSMFGDDGEQGGARDGESEQMEDDTPDTPPDEEKQKKKEASRIGFWVLMGALTMLALWLLLFIIYILAKRHAMYKELKAIKSADDRTAVCLLGRYLEKWLCYAGLWNGSGSRYEVCGVLTEHYGEAVAQEYRHMVDIVQKGAYSDRDISGEERREAVEFTGKMRKNILKKTKFRKKIRMKLWDFMY